The Larus michahellis chromosome 12, bLarMic1.1, whole genome shotgun sequence genome contains a region encoding:
- the LOC141750421 gene encoding centrosome-associated protein CEP250-like isoform X2 has translation MAQELLQKEEQHTDTLKVREADHQGEINKLLQDVAIAEGQRLSWLSEKRLLSQRLERLQRAVARLDREKTELKQYSAELRRTLEEVERERRRLRRCCRGRALPDAGGSSLSESDQHKMLASQQVSLPQTQLAQDGK, from the exons ATGGCgcaagagctcctgcagaaagaagagcagcatacCGACACCCTCAAAGTTCGGGAGGCCGACCACCAAGGGGAgataaacaagctcctgcaaGACGTG gcgattgcagaagggcagcggctgtcctggctctcggagaagagactcctgtcgcagcggctggaacgtctgcagcgagcagttgcaaggctggaccgggagaagacggagctgaagcaatacagtgctgagctcaggaggactctggaggag GTGGAACGTGAacggaggaggctgaggagatgTTGCAGAGGTCGGGCGCTGCCAGATGCAGGCGGATCTTCTCTCTCCGAGTCTGACCAGCACAAGATGCTGGCGTCTCAGCAG GTGTCCCTTCCGCAGACGCAGCTGGCGCAAGACGGAAAATAG
- the LOC141750421 gene encoding uncharacterized protein LOC141750421 isoform X1, which produces MAQELLQKEEQHTDTLKVREADHQGEINKLLQDVQAIAEGQRLSWLSEKRLLSQRLERLQRAVARLDREKTELKQYSAELRRTLEEVERERRRLRRCCRGRALPDAGGSSLSESDQHKMLASQQVSLPQTQLAQDGK; this is translated from the exons ATGGCgcaagagctcctgcagaaagaagagcagcatacCGACACCCTCAAAGTTCGGGAGGCCGACCACCAAGGGGAgataaacaagctcctgcaaGACGTG caggcgattgcagaagggcagcggctgtcctggctctcggagaagagactcctgtcgcagcggctggaacgtctgcagcgagcagttgcaaggctggaccgggagaagacggagctgaagcaatacagtgctgagctcaggaggactctggaggag GTGGAACGTGAacggaggaggctgaggagatgTTGCAGAGGTCGGGCGCTGCCAGATGCAGGCGGATCTTCTCTCTCCGAGTCTGACCAGCACAAGATGCTGGCGTCTCAGCAG GTGTCCCTTCCGCAGACGCAGCTGGCGCAAGACGGAAAATAG
- the LOC141750445 gene encoding uncharacterized protein LOC141750445 encodes MAAPGPASLQRRLQSSQEARHRQAVLVRKLQAKVLQYRTRCRELEQQLEAGAGCLPGRWEGTEALEKALLEVKEEQQRCEDLAEANSLLREHLEKAKEVNSALKEDVGKLTVDWMRVREELEAKEREWRQERELYENYFRGDRDRLLGLWHQMVTFRRHFLEMKTATNRDLSELKAEQTRLSGSVMANCSRLNCSVMSFQAKGELEKKELQERLKDLVALVDKHCVLQHELVVVREALEESHLERDVLKEEKHELRVALEKLEQENEALLCKVDETERAKISAQEKLSLCERTKSELCAEKGHLEQLLKKAEEQQEELRVELGVLAEEKEEAQEKLLEVSRQQESSRSGLEQLRQESSRQGHALAEVCAEKELLVREKAALEVRLAALERERQGLSEQLAEARSGKETLECSLLEAQQHLSELEISRSHLETQLHAVAQAKEVIQGEVKCLQWELEAERSLLKRERQNMAQELLQKEEQHTDTLKVREADHQGEINKLLQDVQAIAEGQRLSWLSEKRLLSQRLERLQRAVARLDREKTELKQYSAELRRTLEEVERERRRLRRCCRGRALPDAGGSSLSESDQHKMLASQQRETIWIGVGMRRTWRPENAPQSLAGAQKPSPEAAGDGKRPSKAEMPSGGRRGGSAG; translated from the exons atggcggcgccgggcccggcctccctgcagcgccggctgcagagctcgcaggaggcgcggcaccggcaagcggtgctggtgcggaagctgcaggcgaag GTCCTGCAGTACCGGACCCGCTgccgagagctggagcagcagctggaagcaggagcg ggatgcctcccaggcaggtgggaaggcacggaggccctggagaaagccctgcttgaggtgaaagaggagcagcaaag GTGCGAGGATCTGGCCGAAGCGAACAGTCTGCTGCGGGAGCACCTGGAGAAAGCGAAAGAGGTGAATTCAGCCCTCAAAGAAGATGTTGGAAAGCTGACGGTGGATTGGATGAGGGtgcgggaggagctggaagcgaaGGAGCGCGAATGGCGCCAGGAACGTGAG CTCTATGAGAACTACTTCAGGGGTGACCGTGACCGTCTGCTCGGGCTGTGGCATCAGATGGTCACCTTCCGCCgtcatttcctggaaatgaagACTGCCACGAACCG agatttgtcagagctgaaggcagagcaaacGAGGCTTTCTGGGTCTGTAATGGCAAACTGCTCCCGTCTAAACTGCAGCGTGATGTCCTTCCAAGCcaagggggagctggagaagaaggagcttcaggagag aCTGAAGGACTTAGTGGCACTCGTAGACAAACACTGCGTGTTACAACATGAGTTGGTAGTTGTGAGAGAGGCGCTGGAGGAATCGCACCTtgagagggatgtgctgaaggaagagaagcatgagCTTAGAGTGGCCCTGGAGAAG ctggaGCAAGAGAATGAGGCTCTGTTGTGTAAAGTGGATGAGACGGAGAGAGCAAAGatctctgcccaggagaagctgagcttgtgtgaaagaacaaagagcgagctctgtgcagagaaaggccacctggagcagctgctgaagaaagcagaggagcaacaagaggagctgcgggtagagctgggggtcctggcagaggagaaggaagaagcccaagagaaactccttgag GTTTCCCGCCAGCAAGAGTCGTCTCGCAGTGGCCTGGAGCAGTTGCGCCAGGAGTCCTCTCGCCAAGGGCACGCGCTGGCCGAGGTGTGCGCAGAGAAGGAGTTGCTGGTGcgggagaaggctgccctggaggtgcGACTGGCAGCCCTGGAGCGGGAGAGACAAGGCCTttcggagcagctggcagaggccag gtcagggaaggagaccctggaatgcagcctgttggaggctcagcagcacttgtCTGAGCTGGAGATCAGCAGGAGTCATCTCGAAACCCAGCTCCACGCGGTGGCGCAGGCCAAGGAGGTGATCCAAG GGGAAGTgaagtgccttcagtgggagctggaagcgGAGAGGTCTCTCCTGAAGCGGGAACGGCAAAACATGGCgcaagagctcctgcagaaagaagagcagcatacCGACACCCTCAAAGTTCGGGAGGCCGACCACCAAGGGGAgataaacaagctcctgcaaGACGTG caggcgattgcagaagggcagcggctgtcctggctctcggagaagagactcctgtcgcagcggctggaacgtctgcagcgagcagttgcaaggctggaccgggagaagacggagctgaagcaatacagtgctgagctcaggaggactctggaggag GTGGAACGTGAacggaggaggctgaggagatgTTGCAGAGGTCGGGCGCTGCCAGATGCAGGCGGATCTTCTCTCTCCGAGTCTGACCAGCACAAGATGCTGGCGTCTCAGCAG agagaaaCAATTTGGATTGGAGTTGGGATGCGAAGGACTTGGAGGCCAGAAAATGCACCCCAGTCCCTCGCTGGTGCCCAGAAACCATCGCCGGAGGCCGCAGGAGATGGAAAGCGTCCCTCCAAAGCCGAGATGCCTTCAGGGGGACGTCGCGGTGGCTCTGCCGGCTGA